One segment of Marinobacter sediminum DNA contains the following:
- a CDS encoding c-type cytochrome: MFSFDKSSRILASLGSGVLLVTLTAVCHAEPAGHYGYGEPATEDQIAGWDIDVRPDGKGLPKGSGTVDEGMNVFETYCSSCHGAFGEGMGRFPKLAGGDGSLAEDRPEKTVGSFWPYASTLWDYIHRAMPFFAPQSLTDDQVYALTAYVLNLNYIVDGDFVANSDTLPKVKMPNEDGFIWEDPRPEIRNERCMKNCRGEVEIKDSAVGKNLTPSTTGPLDKGLTE, translated from the coding sequence ATGTTCAGCTTTGATAAATCTTCGCGAATCCTGGCCAGTCTCGGGTCCGGGGTGCTGTTAGTCACTCTGACAGCGGTTTGCCATGCCGAACCAGCCGGGCATTACGGCTATGGCGAGCCTGCGACTGAGGATCAGATTGCCGGGTGGGATATTGATGTTCGTCCCGATGGGAAAGGACTACCGAAAGGCAGTGGCACCGTGGACGAAGGCATGAACGTCTTCGAAACATACTGTTCATCCTGTCATGGAGCTTTCGGTGAAGGTATGGGGCGGTTCCCCAAGCTTGCTGGCGGTGATGGGAGCCTCGCTGAGGATCGCCCGGAAAAGACCGTGGGCAGTTTTTGGCCCTACGCCAGTACCCTTTGGGATTACATTCACAGAGCCATGCCATTTTTTGCGCCGCAGTCTCTGACCGATGACCAGGTGTATGCCCTGACAGCCTATGTTCTCAACCTGAACTACATCGTCGACGGAGATTTTGTCGCCAACAGCGATACGCTGCCAAAAGTGAAAATGCCCAACGAAGATGGGTTTATCTGGGAAGACCCGCGACCTGAAATCCGTAACGAACGCTGTATGAAGAATTGCAGGGGTGAGGTGGAAATAAAGGATTCGGCAGTGGGCAAGAATCTGACACCAAGCACGACCGGCCCGCTCGACAAGGGGCTTACAGAGT
- the soxC gene encoding sulfite dehydrogenase: MFGKLRRLNQDISRIALEESNSLPSNERRRFLRNGLFTAGGAMVGGALAGMSPRLGAAETQYPPEIPSWTRSLGPGVVTDPYGVPSPFEKEVIRRNVPWLTAEKTSSISFSPIQHLKGIITPNGLFFERHHAGRPEVDPQQHRLMIHGLVERPIILSMEDLQRFPSVSQINFIECPANGGMEWRGAQLNSLQFLHGMVSCAEWTGVRLSTLLQEVGMKPEGKWLLAEGSDGAAMTRSIPMEKALDDVIVAFAQNGEALRREQGYPIRLVVPGWEGNTHVKWLRRLEVGDKPWMQREETSKYTDLMSDGTAHGFTWVMEAKSVITSPCPEMPMRGSGIYQIEGIAWSGRGKVKAVDVSVDGGRNWTQARLREPVMSKSLTRFSLEWSWDGNPALLQSRVIDETGYVQPTLAQLKEVRGTNSIYHKNAIQTWQVKPDGSVNNVQL, encoded by the coding sequence ATGTTCGGCAAACTCCGCCGGCTTAATCAGGACATTTCCAGAATCGCTCTGGAAGAATCAAACAGCTTACCCTCGAACGAACGCCGGCGTTTCCTGAGAAACGGCCTGTTCACTGCTGGTGGCGCCATGGTCGGAGGAGCCCTCGCGGGTATGTCTCCAAGACTTGGTGCCGCAGAAACCCAGTATCCACCTGAAATTCCGTCATGGACCCGTTCGCTTGGGCCTGGTGTTGTCACCGACCCCTATGGTGTTCCGTCGCCATTCGAGAAAGAGGTGATCAGACGGAATGTACCCTGGCTTACGGCTGAAAAGACATCTTCCATCAGTTTCTCGCCGATTCAGCATCTGAAAGGCATTATCACACCGAATGGCCTGTTCTTTGAGCGCCACCATGCTGGCCGACCGGAAGTGGATCCCCAGCAGCATCGTCTGATGATCCACGGTCTTGTCGAGCGCCCAATCATCCTTTCCATGGAAGACCTGCAGCGGTTTCCCAGTGTCTCGCAGATCAACTTTATTGAATGCCCCGCAAACGGAGGGATGGAATGGCGCGGTGCGCAGTTGAATTCCCTTCAGTTCCTGCATGGCATGGTGAGCTGTGCGGAGTGGACTGGCGTCCGGCTTTCAACCCTGTTGCAGGAAGTAGGCATGAAGCCGGAAGGCAAATGGCTGTTGGCTGAGGGATCCGACGGTGCTGCTATGACCCGCAGTATCCCGATGGAAAAGGCCCTGGACGATGTCATCGTTGCCTTTGCCCAAAATGGCGAGGCACTACGGCGGGAACAGGGCTATCCGATACGACTTGTCGTTCCTGGCTGGGAAGGCAATACCCATGTGAAGTGGTTGCGTCGTCTGGAAGTCGGTGACAAACCATGGATGCAACGGGAAGAAACCTCAAAGTACACCGACCTGATGTCGGACGGCACGGCGCATGGATTCACCTGGGTCATGGAGGCCAAGTCGGTCATTACTTCGCCTTGCCCGGAAATGCCTATGCGCGGCAGTGGTATTTACCAGATCGAAGGCATTGCCTGGAGTGGGCGAGGCAAGGTGAAGGCAGTGGACGTTTCCGTGGATGGCGGACGCAACTGGACACAGGCGCGACTGCGGGAACCGGTGATGTCGAAGTCGCTAACGCGATTCTCACTCGAGTGGAGCTGGGACGGCAATCCTGCGCTGCTGCAGTCCCGCGTCATTGATGAGACCGGTTATGTGCAGCCCACACTCGCTCAGCTTAAAGAGGTTCGCGGCACAAATTCGATATACCACAAGAATGCGATCCAGACGTGGCAGGTGAAGCCAGATGGGAGTGTGAACAATGTTCAGCTTTGA
- a CDS encoding LysR family transcriptional regulator codes for MKLNYHHLFYFWNVAKTGHLTRAAESLHVSQSALSGQIRKLEDSLGYELFVREGRRLRLSEAGRVAFGYAEDIFRQGEELTALFSSGTQTNRESLKVGAVATLSRNFQEGFLKPLLGREDLELSIQSGTLEDLLRRLSANRLDLVLSNQPVHGDEENPWRSRRIARQSVSVIGPPGATDAKTFPELLTERSLIVPGQENNIRHAFDQLCDYHKLSPRIVAEVDDMAMMRLLARDTRHFAVLPPVVVRDELQAGSLFDYGALPGVFEEFYAVSIRRQFEPPLLTSLLSQPSEELLTRSSNWSF; via the coding sequence ATGAAGCTGAATTACCATCACCTGTTCTATTTCTGGAACGTGGCCAAAACCGGTCATCTCACCCGAGCCGCAGAGTCTCTTCATGTTTCCCAATCGGCCTTGTCCGGGCAGATACGAAAACTGGAAGACAGTCTTGGATATGAATTATTTGTTCGGGAAGGTCGCCGGCTCAGGCTTTCCGAAGCGGGGCGAGTTGCCTTTGGTTATGCGGAAGATATTTTCAGACAGGGCGAGGAGCTGACAGCGTTGTTCAGTTCCGGAACCCAAACCAATCGTGAAAGCCTCAAGGTCGGTGCCGTCGCAACGCTGTCGAGAAACTTTCAGGAAGGGTTCCTTAAGCCGCTACTGGGACGCGAAGATCTGGAATTGAGCATTCAAAGCGGAACCCTTGAGGACCTGTTGAGACGACTCTCAGCCAACAGACTCGACCTTGTGCTATCGAACCAGCCCGTTCACGGTGATGAAGAAAACCCGTGGCGATCCCGGAGAATTGCCCGGCAGTCAGTGAGTGTAATCGGACCGCCAGGTGCCACGGACGCAAAAACCTTTCCTGAATTACTGACCGAACGAAGCCTGATCGTGCCAGGGCAGGAAAACAATATCCGTCACGCATTCGATCAGTTATGCGACTACCACAAGCTCAGCCCGCGGATTGTTGCCGAAGTGGATGACATGGCCATGATGCGCCTGCTGGCCAGGGATACCCGGCATTTTGCGGTATTACCGCCGGTGGTTGTCCGGGACGAACTTCAGGCTGGGAGCCTTTTTGACTATGGTGCCCTACCCGGCGTGTTTGAAGAGTTCTACGCTGTCAGCATTCGCCGCCAGTTCGAACCGCCGCTGCTGACAAGTCTTCTGTCGCAACCATCGGAAGAATTGCTGACCCGGTCTTCGAATTGGTCGTTCTGA
- a CDS encoding YbcC family protein yields MNQALVSRSGKPALKVDQTEALARATSIIPPSWPLDRWIAVNPWWGLRHLPAERAVGIPGAKASTSMLMPSVFYRDAWVGGRIREEDVRDAMSESGIRTELKTLLAMLDRESVSTKAGAPSILDLVFGTGKQVPTDAVRQQVARACGLFFDSRQSRWLVGISPDSLFESWLEQTGNDLLLDRRTGLFGARSLVQSLPKDAPEATDWAISVLNLSGEDLEALAQRLLFKLVGWSSWCKGIDWRAELEGTESGLCDQLLAILLVWEALGVTLASPEQRHQWQTAWVKHRGKLPQSGEELMWVWHRAYELGYQRTLIQTLTDGSDKSGATSADTASTEFQAAFCIDVRSELMRRHLESVCPTAQTLGFAGFFGMPVTHQSLGPEGDMPRLPGLLAPAYRLADSTGDREKDLAQSRASDQREMARQTVRKAKYSSLSSFTLVETTGIAWAWKLVRDSLNLNSGTMTPAGSLNSGLFHRHGGDPVSDTEKVDLAEQLLRGMSLTSGFAGLLAFVGHGSHTDNNPHQAGLACGACGGQNGGINAGLAARLINDTAVRSGLAARGIRIPDFTLAIAAEHCTVTDQVTVLDREHIPDSYLSKLAKLESGFAEAAKRTRRERAVTLGLNGLDDDSLSQQMDKRTVNWSEVRPEWGLANNGAIVFAKRHRTRGLNLAGRTFLHDYDESLDPKAKVLESLMTAPMVVASWINLQYLGSVAAPDTFGAGNKLLHSVVGGNVGVIEGNDPDLRIGLSHQSVHDGQNWRHEPVRLSVFIDASRQSIEKVIAGQPDVARLVENRWLWLFRFAGEGVEQYKNGNWQTW; encoded by the coding sequence ATGAATCAAGCCCTCGTATCCCGCTCCGGAAAGCCGGCTTTAAAGGTGGATCAAACAGAGGCACTGGCGCGCGCAACATCCATTATCCCGCCGTCATGGCCGCTGGATCGCTGGATTGCCGTGAATCCCTGGTGGGGTCTGCGGCATCTGCCAGCGGAACGTGCCGTCGGTATCCCGGGCGCCAAAGCAAGCACGTCGATGCTAATGCCTTCAGTGTTTTACCGTGACGCATGGGTCGGTGGCCGAATTCGGGAAGAGGATGTCCGTGACGCAATGAGCGAATCCGGTATCAGGACGGAGCTGAAAACTCTGCTTGCGATGCTGGATAGAGAATCTGTCAGCACCAAGGCGGGGGCGCCTTCGATTCTTGATCTGGTCTTCGGCACTGGCAAACAGGTTCCGACAGACGCTGTGCGGCAGCAGGTTGCCCGCGCGTGCGGACTTTTCTTTGACTCACGCCAATCGCGGTGGCTGGTGGGAATCAGCCCGGATAGCCTGTTTGAAAGCTGGCTGGAACAGACCGGGAATGATCTATTGCTGGACCGGAGAACCGGACTGTTTGGGGCCAGGTCGTTGGTTCAAAGCTTACCGAAAGACGCGCCCGAAGCGACCGATTGGGCAATAAGTGTGTTGAACCTCTCGGGAGAGGATCTTGAAGCCCTGGCCCAGCGCCTGCTCTTCAAGCTGGTTGGCTGGAGTTCCTGGTGCAAAGGCATTGATTGGCGAGCAGAGCTCGAGGGCACTGAGTCAGGACTGTGTGATCAACTGCTCGCAATTTTGCTGGTGTGGGAAGCACTCGGAGTAACGCTGGCATCCCCGGAGCAGCGACACCAATGGCAGACGGCCTGGGTGAAACATCGGGGAAAATTGCCGCAATCCGGCGAGGAGCTCATGTGGGTATGGCATCGGGCTTATGAGCTGGGCTATCAACGCACGTTGATTCAAACGCTGACCGATGGCAGCGACAAATCCGGTGCAACGTCGGCGGATACTGCCAGTACCGAGTTTCAGGCAGCGTTTTGTATCGATGTTCGGTCCGAGCTGATGCGTCGTCATCTTGAATCGGTATGCCCAACCGCACAGACCCTCGGATTTGCCGGTTTTTTCGGGATGCCAGTGACTCATCAGAGCCTGGGGCCGGAGGGCGATATGCCAAGGCTCCCGGGGCTGCTTGCCCCCGCTTACCGGTTGGCAGATTCCACCGGTGACCGGGAGAAAGACCTGGCCCAGAGCCGCGCCTCTGATCAGCGCGAGATGGCCCGTCAGACTGTCCGCAAGGCAAAGTACAGTAGCTTGTCGAGTTTCACTCTGGTTGAAACAACCGGGATTGCCTGGGCGTGGAAACTGGTGCGCGACAGTCTGAATCTGAACAGCGGGACGATGACCCCAGCGGGTTCATTAAACAGCGGGCTATTTCATCGTCATGGGGGCGATCCCGTATCTGATACTGAAAAGGTCGATCTGGCGGAACAACTGCTTCGCGGCATGTCGCTCACCTCCGGGTTTGCCGGTTTGCTGGCGTTCGTTGGCCATGGCAGCCATACCGACAATAACCCCCATCAGGCAGGCCTCGCCTGCGGGGCGTGTGGCGGTCAGAACGGCGGTATAAATGCCGGTCTCGCAGCCAGGCTGATCAATGATACCGCTGTGCGTTCAGGGTTGGCGGCGCGCGGGATAAGGATTCCAGATTTCACACTTGCGATTGCCGCGGAACATTGCACGGTGACCGACCAGGTGACCGTTCTGGACAGGGAACACATTCCAGACAGCTATCTGTCGAAACTCGCCAAACTTGAAAGCGGCTTTGCTGAGGCGGCCAAACGAACACGTCGTGAACGGGCGGTAACGCTGGGCCTCAATGGACTGGACGATGACAGCCTCTCACAGCAAATGGATAAACGAACAGTCAACTGGTCGGAAGTGCGGCCTGAGTGGGGGCTGGCCAACAACGGCGCAATTGTCTTTGCAAAACGACACCGTACGAGAGGGCTGAACCTGGCTGGACGCACATTCCTCCACGACTACGATGAATCTCTGGACCCCAAGGCCAAGGTGCTTGAGAGTTTGATGACCGCCCCGATGGTTGTCGCCAGCTGGATCAATCTGCAGTACCTGGGTTCGGTAGCGGCCCCGGATACCTTCGGCGCGGGCAACAAGTTGCTTCATTCGGTTGTGGGTGGAAATGTTGGTGTAATCGAAGGCAACGATCCGGATCTGCGGATTGGTCTTTCACACCAGTCAGTCCACGACGGTCAGAACTGGCGCCACGAGCCAGTGAGGCTTAGCGTCTTCATCGACGCCTCGCGTCAGAGTATTGAGAAGGTTATCGCCGGGCAGCCTGACGTGGCAAGACTGGTTGAAAACCGGTGGTTGTGGTTGTTCCGGTTTGCCGGGGAGGGGGTGGAGCAGTATAAAAACGGCAATTGGCAAACATGGTAA
- a CDS encoding flavin-containing monooxygenase produces MTQNNKPYFPSIVIVGTGFGGLGMAIQLKKAGFHDFTLLEKADRIGGTWRDNTYPGAACDVQSHLYSYSFEPKHDWSCKFGHQREILDYLEHCVRKYGLADHIRFNAEVQDAAFDEVLNRWTVTLEHGETLTANILITATGQLNQPAWPKIKGMESFAGRMFHSARWDHEYDLTNKQVAVIGTGASAIQFVPEIARQVKSLSLFQRSAAWVLPKPDRNFKAWEQFLFKYIPAWDRLYRYYIYWRNESRAVALIKFNGLLEAIASKVRKEAQRQVRDPEKLKHSIPDYQIGCKRILISNDWYTTINQPHVNLVTDPIDHIDKDGVVTRDGNHFPVDAIIFGTGFRASELLSPMTIRGRSGTQLNEAWKDGASAFKGITVSGFPNLFILYGPNTNLGHNSIVYMLESQFRYVLDALSALRKYPGSAMDVRKDRQDRFAAKIQSGLKGSVWESGCSSWYLDANGKNTAIWPGFTFTYRFATRRVDTADYQFTYPANKA; encoded by the coding sequence ATGACTCAGAATAACAAACCTTATTTTCCATCCATTGTGATTGTCGGGACCGGTTTTGGCGGTCTCGGCATGGCGATTCAACTAAAAAAAGCCGGCTTCCACGATTTTACGCTGCTGGAAAAAGCCGACCGCATCGGTGGAACCTGGCGGGACAACACCTACCCGGGTGCCGCCTGCGATGTTCAGTCTCATTTATACTCCTACTCCTTTGAGCCCAAACACGACTGGTCTTGTAAATTCGGACACCAGCGGGAAATTCTCGATTACCTGGAGCATTGCGTTCGCAAATATGGTCTTGCGGATCACATACGATTCAACGCCGAAGTGCAGGATGCCGCGTTTGATGAGGTGCTGAATCGATGGACCGTCACTCTCGAGCACGGTGAAACACTGACCGCCAACATCCTGATAACAGCGACGGGGCAGCTTAATCAGCCTGCCTGGCCGAAAATCAAAGGCATGGAAAGCTTTGCGGGCAGGATGTTCCACTCAGCCCGCTGGGATCACGAGTACGACCTGACGAACAAACAGGTGGCCGTGATTGGTACCGGTGCCAGTGCCATCCAGTTTGTTCCCGAAATTGCCAGACAGGTTAAATCCCTGTCTCTGTTCCAGCGCTCCGCCGCCTGGGTTCTTCCCAAACCTGACCGTAACTTCAAAGCCTGGGAACAGTTTCTTTTCAAATATATCCCTGCCTGGGACCGGTTATACCGCTACTACATTTACTGGAGAAACGAGAGTCGTGCCGTGGCCTTGATCAAGTTCAACGGGCTTCTGGAGGCCATTGCCAGCAAGGTGAGAAAAGAGGCGCAGAGGCAGGTAAGAGACCCGGAAAAACTCAAACACAGCATTCCGGACTATCAGATAGGCTGTAAACGAATTCTGATTTCCAACGACTGGTATACAACGATTAATCAGCCGCACGTCAATCTGGTCACTGACCCGATTGATCACATCGATAAAGACGGCGTGGTTACCCGGGACGGAAATCATTTCCCGGTAGACGCAATTATCTTCGGTACCGGGTTCAGGGCGTCGGAACTCCTCTCACCCATGACAATTCGGGGTCGCTCCGGAACTCAACTGAATGAGGCATGGAAGGATGGAGCATCCGCATTCAAGGGAATTACCGTCAGCGGCTTCCCCAACCTGTTCATTCTCTACGGCCCTAACACCAACCTCGGGCACAACTCCATTGTTTATATGCTTGAGTCACAATTTCGCTACGTACTCGATGCACTCAGCGCACTCAGGAAATACCCCGGCTCAGCCATGGATGTCCGAAAGGACAGACAGGATCGTTTTGCCGCCAAGATCCAAAGCGGGCTCAAAGGCAGTGTCTGGGAGTCTGGCTGCAGCTCCTGGTACCTCGACGCGAATGGCAAGAATACCGCCATCTGGCCAGGGTTTACATTTACCTACCGATTCGCGACGCGGCGGGTAGATACCGCCGATTACCAGTTTACCTACCCTGCCAATAAGGCCTGA
- a CDS encoding FadR/GntR family transcriptional regulator, whose translation MLKRIRKGSLVETAIESLRHAIEHHQWAVGDRLPVESDLSDALGVSRNTVREAVRVLAHVGMLETRQGDGTYVRATRDAGETLRRISRTRLADQLEVRIMLETEAATLAASRRTDQDLRAMTDALDARARAGDDLPDRIRHDETFHHALVIASHNSALAELYDYFSHAISQTIERTETDADLPEPSQEEHELLLAAIRRRDPAKAEQLARTLLKPSLQVLKRKDS comes from the coding sequence ATGCTTAAACGTATTCGCAAGGGTTCCCTGGTCGAAACAGCCATCGAGAGCCTCCGACATGCCATCGAACATCATCAGTGGGCGGTTGGCGACAGGCTGCCTGTTGAGTCCGATCTGTCGGATGCGTTGGGGGTAAGCAGGAATACCGTTCGGGAAGCAGTTCGGGTTCTGGCGCACGTGGGCATGCTTGAAACACGTCAGGGTGATGGTACGTATGTGCGCGCAACGCGGGATGCCGGGGAAACACTGCGGCGTATTTCCCGCACCCGGCTGGCGGATCAGCTGGAAGTGCGCATTATGCTTGAAACGGAAGCGGCCACTCTGGCGGCGTCCAGGAGGACGGATCAGGATCTTCGCGCCATGACCGACGCACTAGACGCGCGGGCACGCGCAGGCGATGACCTTCCCGACCGTATCCGGCATGACGAGACCTTTCATCACGCCCTGGTGATAGCGTCCCACAACTCGGCACTGGCAGAGCTGTACGACTATTTCTCCCATGCTATCAGCCAGACAATCGAACGCACCGAAACCGACGCCGACTTGCCGGAGCCATCCCAGGAAGAGCATGAATTATTGCTTGCGGCGATCCGCCGCCGCGATCCGGCCAAGGCCGAACAACTGGCCAGGACGCTGCTAAAACCGAGTCTTCAGGTATTGAAAAGGAAAGATTCCTGA
- a CDS encoding YebG family protein — protein sequence MAVQAVYFSDRDGLEMALKHPDTMLFTSKADADARDKILELAEEIQVFLTRKVEGLSDEQAELCAMAIAEEKDLFQKALKKPELLNAEQE from the coding sequence ATGGCGGTACAAGCAGTCTATTTTTCTGATAGGGACGGCCTGGAAATGGCACTTAAACATCCTGATACGATGCTCTTCACTTCAAAGGCAGACGCGGACGCAAGAGACAAGATCCTGGAGCTGGCGGAAGAAATTCAGGTATTTCTGACCCGCAAGGTGGAAGGACTGAGTGACGAGCAGGCGGAACTCTGTGCCATGGCGATTGCCGAGGAGAAAGACCTGTTCCAGAAAGCTCTGAAAAAGCCGGAACTTCTGAACGCGGAGCAGGAATAA
- a CDS encoding MBL fold metallo-hydrolase, whose product MSQHKGKTDATLIVLAAGLILLPGTVLAESGSPYPDISIPFGAETINGEGIYFFQGQSGVPGETNQGFTANAGFVITGEGVVVFDALGTPSLGDAMIREIRKLTDQPITHVVVSHYHADHIYGLQAFKNLTKAKIIAQDSSSGYITSPDAEQRLAQRQQALTPWVNEKTRVIPPDVTLADEMFLESGSYRFSIYHAGPAHSPDDSMMMVEPAGVLFSGDIIQNGRVPFLNSDQVDTENWMKAIEKVRKLEPKILLPGHGPASPNAMEALDFTYNYLSFVRSQMKDAVENWVPFEDAYQQTDWSRYESLPAFEASNKANAYRVYLDMEKAALGSE is encoded by the coding sequence ATGAGCCAACACAAAGGAAAAACTGATGCTACTCTGATCGTTCTGGCGGCGGGACTGATACTTCTCCCCGGGACAGTTCTGGCCGAATCCGGTTCGCCCTACCCGGATATCTCAATCCCTTTTGGTGCTGAGACGATAAACGGGGAAGGTATTTACTTTTTCCAGGGACAATCGGGGGTGCCGGGCGAAACCAATCAAGGCTTTACCGCGAATGCCGGATTCGTAATAACCGGAGAGGGTGTGGTTGTCTTTGATGCCCTGGGCACGCCGAGTCTGGGCGACGCTATGATCCGGGAAATACGGAAGCTGACTGATCAGCCCATAACGCACGTGGTGGTCAGCCACTACCATGCCGACCACATATATGGCCTTCAGGCTTTCAAGAACCTGACGAAAGCCAAAATTATCGCCCAGGACAGCTCCAGCGGTTACATCACCAGTCCTGATGCGGAACAGCGCCTGGCCCAACGACAGCAGGCTCTGACCCCCTGGGTTAATGAGAAAACACGGGTAATTCCGCCAGACGTCACGCTTGCGGATGAAATGTTCCTGGAATCCGGTTCATACCGATTCAGTATTTACCATGCAGGCCCTGCGCACTCGCCCGACGACAGTATGATGATGGTGGAACCCGCCGGAGTGCTGTTTTCAGGCGATATCATCCAGAACGGCAGGGTTCCGTTTCTGAACAGTGACCAGGTTGATACCGAAAACTGGATGAAGGCTATCGAAAAGGTCAGGAAGCTGGAGCCAAAGATTTTGCTACCCGGCCACGGACCTGCGTCCCCGAACGCAATGGAAGCACTGGACTTCACCTATAATTACCTGTCTTTCGTGCGCAGCCAGATGAAGGATGCCGTGGAAAACTGGGTGCCTTTTGAGGATGCCTATCAGCAAACCGACTGGTCCCGTTACGAATCTTTGCCAGCTTTTGAGGCATCAAACAAGGCAAATGCGTACCGCGTTTACCTGGACATGGAAAAGGCTGCCCTTGGAAGTGAATGA
- a CDS encoding NADH-quinone oxidoreductase subunit L, with amino-acid sequence MNDIATAFSVPALLVWLLLPVSLLLLAAFSGWTTNPQKTDHCWRTASRLLAFSMLATGAIGLLLILDAWVVDTGLPELGHRFGLQPDGLAVWMALMVAFVGWVILRYAEHYLRGDPVRDRFLPWFLTTLASVLFLIFTNNLLVLAGAWIGVSLALHHLLTLYNDRPEARLAAFQKFIVSRVGDVCVIAGVWLLYLHYGTFDLPVMLVSAGDALQSSPALEWASVFLAVAAVLKCAQMPFHGWLLRVMEAPTPVSALLHAGVINLGGFLWLRLFPVFDGFTVGHLILLTVGGITAVVGVLTMMSQASVKHALAWSTSAQMGFMLFEIGMGAYTLAFLHLLAHSLYKAHSFLASGRTVSASRVAPFEEAELRVRLTWSMAAAGTASFILWLTPGLVESNPVLGAMLVMAVLGAVLGLPAATHSLRKLALSCLAVSLVPLYGIVHWMLGPVIIQQPGFELPLAGVMIGLMVVGSLGLLSLMMLMKPQSPMVKTLRFHVSNGFYLMLPFDHITVRLSDYLDSFKQGRGTEEKEASILGEKS; translated from the coding sequence ATGAACGATATTGCGACGGCTTTTTCCGTGCCAGCTTTGCTGGTCTGGCTGCTTTTGCCGGTTTCACTTCTCCTGCTGGCGGCGTTCAGTGGCTGGACGACCAATCCACAAAAAACAGACCATTGCTGGCGGACTGCAAGCCGGCTGCTGGCATTCTCGATGTTGGCGACGGGAGCGATTGGTCTGCTTCTCATTCTGGATGCCTGGGTAGTGGATACAGGCTTGCCGGAGCTTGGGCACCGCTTTGGCCTGCAGCCGGACGGGCTGGCTGTCTGGATGGCGTTAATGGTTGCCTTTGTTGGCTGGGTCATTCTCCGGTACGCGGAGCACTATCTGCGGGGCGATCCGGTGCGGGACCGCTTTCTACCCTGGTTTTTGACGACGTTAGCCAGTGTTCTGTTTCTGATTTTTACCAACAATCTTCTGGTGCTTGCAGGCGCATGGATCGGTGTCAGCCTTGCCCTGCATCATCTGCTTACCCTCTATAACGACAGGCCTGAAGCGCGCCTTGCGGCGTTCCAGAAATTTATCGTCAGTCGCGTGGGGGATGTCTGTGTTATTGCCGGTGTATGGCTTCTGTATCTTCACTACGGAACCTTCGACCTACCGGTCATGCTTGTTTCGGCCGGCGACGCGCTGCAAAGCTCTCCGGCTCTTGAGTGGGCTTCCGTCTTTCTCGCTGTGGCGGCTGTCCTCAAGTGCGCTCAGATGCCATTCCACGGCTGGCTGCTTCGTGTCATGGAGGCGCCAACGCCCGTCTCGGCCTTGCTTCATGCAGGTGTGATCAATCTGGGAGGCTTCCTGTGGCTTCGGCTGTTCCCGGTGTTTGATGGCTTTACAGTCGGGCACCTGATTCTCCTGACGGTGGGTGGAATCACCGCGGTTGTCGGGGTGTTGACGATGATGAGTCAGGCTTCTGTGAAGCATGCGCTCGCCTGGTCTACCTCAGCGCAGATGGGATTTATGCTGTTCGAAATTGGCATGGGCGCATACACCCTGGCGTTTCTGCACCTGCTTGCGCATTCGCTCTACAAGGCGCACTCCTTTCTTGCTTCGGGGCGCACAGTTTCCGCATCCAGAGTGGCACCGTTTGAAGAGGCAGAGCTCAGGGTTCGCCTGACGTGGAGCATGGCGGCCGCAGGCACGGCGTCATTCATTCTCTGGCTTACCCCGGGTCTCGTTGAAAGCAATCCGGTGTTGGGCGCGATGCTGGTTATGGCCGTCCTCGGCGCCGTACTCGGCCTTCCGGCAGCCACTCACTCGCTGCGCAAACTGGCCCTGAGCTGCCTGGCAGTCTCTCTGGTGCCCCTGTATGGAATCGTCCACTGGATGCTGGGGCCTGTCATTATCCAGCAGCCTGGCTTTGAGTTGCCTCTCGCTGGCGTAATGATCGGGCTGATGGTGGTGGGTTCCCTGGGGCTCCTGTCCCTGATGATGCTGATGAAACCACAGAGTCCGATGGTGAAAACACTGCGCTTTCATGTCAGCAACGGGTTTTATCTGATGTTGCCTTTTGACCACATTACGGTACGCCTCTCGGACTACCTGGATTCGTTCAAGCAGGGTCGCGGAACCGAAGAAAAAGAAGCATCAATACTGGGAGAAAAGTCATGA